A window of Mucilaginibacter robiniae genomic DNA:
TGCATTTGGCCGTGCTGCTGCCGATGCTAAGCGCCTGGGTTTTGATTGCGTTGAAATACATGGTGCACATGGTTATTTAATTGATCAGTTTTTCTGGGAAGGCACCAACGAGCGTACAGATATTTACGGCGGTAAAAACTTGCCAGAGCGCAGCCGTTTTGCCTTGGAGGTAATTAAAGAAGTGCGTAAACAAGTTGGTGATGATTTTGCCGTGATTATTCGCCTATCACAATTCAAGCCTTCAGCTTATGATACTAAAATAGCCCATACACCTCAAGAACTTGAAGCTTGGATTAACCCTATGGCTGAAGCCGGTATAGATATTTTTCATTGCTCACAACGCCGCTTCTGGGAACCTGAATTTGAAGGTTCGGACTTGAACTTTGCAGGTTGGGCTAAAAAAGTAAGTGGTAAAGCTACTATCACTGTGGGTTCAGTTGGTTTAAGTGGTGATTTCTTTGGCGCTTTTGCCGGTGAAAGCTCTCAACCAAGTTCTTTAGATGAACTGGTACGCCGTATGGATCGTGGCGATTTTGATTTAGTTGCTGTTGGCCGTCCACTATTATCAGACCCATTCTGGGTACAAAAAATACGCGAACAACGCACCAATGAGTTGAAAGGATTCAGCAAAGAAGCTTTAGCGCAGTTAATAATTGATTAATTGTATCAAGTTTATTATACTACATAAGCCCTAAAGCTATGCTTTAGGGCTTACTTTTTTATCTTATTAGGTGTATAAATATCTGTAAATGTAAGTTTTATCTATATTACATCAACAATATCAATCAAGCTAAGCCAGCAAAAAGCCCTACTTTGCGCAAACATTTTAAACGTTTATTGTTAACCTAATATCATGAGTACGCAACCCACATCACCCGATATTTTTGAATTAGCCCGTTCTAATAAGGCTGAAAAATTAAAAGAAGCTTTAACCGGCGCTGATATTAATGCTACAGATAGCCGAGGCTCTACCCCACTGATTGTTGCAGCCTATTATAATAATGCTGACGCTGTAAAGGTTATATTAGTGTCTGGTGCAGATACAGACTTGCAGGATGGTATGGGTAATACGGCCTTGATGGGCGTTTGCTTCAAAGGCTACACCGAAGTTGGCCAGTTACTACTAGAACATGGTGCTACAGTTGATTTACCGAATGGTAATGGTGCTACTGCTTTAACTTTTGCAGCAACCTTCGGCCATACACCATTAATTAAACTATTATTGGAACACGGTGCTAACAAAAACTTACGCGACCGTTTTGGTAAAAGTCCGATTGATTATGCCCGCATTCAGGAAAATATTGAAGGTTTGAAATTATTAGCCCCTGAGCTCCTGGAAGAAGAGTAAAATAGTATAGCTTTCCTGATTATAATTTTTAAAGACCTGTTTGCATGCACCACCAATTGAATAATGCTGCTATAAATGGTCGATTCAAGGTGAGCAAGGCTATGAGCATTGTGGGCATCGGTTATATACTAGCTGGCCATATAATTGAAGGTCGGGTTGAAGCAGGAAATATTATCAGGCTTAACCACTTAGATAATCTTGTTGCATATGTAGTTGACGCTGTTGAAACCATTGAATATGGAGAAACTAACAGTAGGGAAACGGCTCTAATACTAGAGCCAGTTTTAAATGGTTTTTCAGCGGAAAAGTTTTATGCTTTAGAAGGTCATAAGCTGGATGTTTCAAACAGAGTGTAAATAATTTTGCTTTCTTCTAAGTTAAACAACTTATAGGAGTAATAATTTCTATCTTTACAGCGTTCAAATGTTTTCATAAGTATAATATTGAGCCGGTACGTTGTGTTGTTCGTACCGGCTCTTTCCGTTATATACAACTGATATAGCTAACAACTAGTCTAATTTAGTACATACTTTATATAGCTTTTGAAATAGCTATATACAATTTTTCACATCCCGAATAAACCTTAAGGTCTGAGTTAAGTTTAAGTATTAAATACAAATACCATGAAGATCCTTAAAACGTTCGCTTTGCTGTTATTTACAGCCATGACATTGAGCTTTGCTGACGCCGAAGCTAAAACTACTTCAGTTAGTCATTCAGTTAATACTACTGCTATCAGCCCGCAACAACACTGGCGCCCAGGTTACGGTCATCGCGTCTATCGTCGTCGTGTATATCGCAGACGTGCCTTTTACCGTCATCGTATGATGGACAGACATCGTTTTTATCACCGTCGTTACTAAACGTTGTATCTGATTAAAGTATAACTTACTAAATAATAAAAGCTGTATCCTACAATAGGGTACAGCTTTTATTATTTAGTAAGAATCCAAGAGTACATTTTAATAATATAAAGGCCTTAACGCTACACATGGCAACATCTACTTAACTCTCAAATAACAACCTTTAATTAGAAGCAAATAATTAAAAAAAACTATTAAATAATATTTTGAAAAATTCAATTTTTTTCCGTTAATTGCGTTGTTAAGTAAGCATGCTTAACCTGTAATATTTTAATTAAATGAACATTTTTGTAGGAAGCCTTCCCTATCGCTTAGAGGAAGCAGATTTGAAAGAACTCTTTGAAGCATACGGAGAGGTAAACTCAGTAAAGCTAATTATTGACCGTGAAACCGGCAGAAGCAAAGGTTTTGGTTTTGTTGAAATGCCTGACAGCGAAGCTGCTCAGAAAGCCATTGCTGGCCTTAACGGTGCTGAAGTAAGCGGCCGAGCAATTGCTGTAAGCCAGGCTGAAGACAGAAAACCTAGCGGTGGCGGTGGCAGCCGTGGTGGTTTTGGCGGTGGCAACCGTGGTGGCGGTAGCTACGGTGGTGGCAACCGTGGCGGTGGCAACGGTGGCTATCAAAAAGATAACAACAGAGGCGGTGGCCGTTGGAGCTAATCGCAAATTATAATTATATAAACGCCGACTAAATTTAGTCGGCGTTTATTTTTTGAGTATCTCTTCTAGTTCCAACATATTCAAGCTGCTACTTACAGCAGCTGAGCTACTCTTATGCTCAATCTTTTTCAGGAAAAGCTCGGTTGAGCTTAAATTGTTGGCATACAATAACGTTCCCCAACCTATTCCAGTACTATCTACAAAATTCAACTTTTCATACATTTATATTTAATTTACGGTTAAACTTTCAAATAAGGCTATAGTCAGATATTAAAAGTATGATGCTTAACCGCATTCAACCAACTAAATTATAAATGACTATGAAACGTATAACATTTTTAGCAGTATTAGTAGTTGCATTATTTACTATCAACTCAGCCAAAGCACAAGTAGGCGTACACGTAGGTTTAAATTTTGGCACACCATATTACTATCATCCACACTACTATCGTCCGCAACCGGTTATTGTAGCACCTCCTGCACCAGTAGTTTACAATGAGTACGGATATTATGCACGCCCTGCCGCTCCGGTTTATTACCGACATGCTTATTATGCAAGGCACTTCTACCGCCCACGTATGGTTTACCGCAGATGGTAATTAAACGTCATAAAAAAAGCTCCTTGAAAATCAAGGAGCTTTTTTTATGACGTTTTAGACTAGTACATAGTATTACAGCAGCTCATCTAACTTCTTGCGCAACGCTGCTGGCTCTAAATTATGTTCTATAATTGTTCCAGTTTTGTCAATCAGAAAACTGTTGGGTATAGCATAGATACCGTAAATACTAGCTACTTTGCTATTAAAGGCTTTTAAATCTACCACATTTGTCCATGGTAGTTTATCATCATTAACCGCCTGTTTCCAATTACTGTAATTAGCATCTAAAGATACTCCCAAAATCTCGAATCCTTTGCTTTGATACTGCTGATAAACTTTGATTAGCTGTGGATTAGCCATCCGGCATGGGCCACAATTAGATGCCCAAAACTCTAAATAAATAACTTTATTATTTAAGCTAGATAAGCTAGTAGCCTTACCTTGTAATGTATTTAACTTAAAATCAACGTATTTATCTCCTATCTTAATATCCCGATTATAGTTGATATAATTTTTTATGCTTTTGCCATAGTCGGACTGCTTTATTGCCGGACTCAAATAACTATATAGTTGCTTTACTTTTTGTTTACCCCATTCTTCTTTATAAATATTTAAATCATTACCACTCACCAATGAGTTGCCGTTATCCCTAATAAATTGTTGCTCAATTAACATCTCCTGATCTATTGAAGCATTAAGTTGTCGTCTTAAATGTTGCGTGTAAGTTGAAGATGTATCTTTGCCAATAAGTTGCTTAAGACTAAACTGCTTAGCTCTTACAGGCATAATCACCTTATTAAGCTTATTTTGGGTAAGTTGCGTAAATGATCCTTTAACTATGGCCTGTTTAAACTTTCCCTTTGTGGCACTGTAATGTATAACTGTATTTTCAATCCATAAGTAACTATAATCCTGGCTATTTGGTAACAGCAAAAAAAAAGGCTTAGCCTTAACCTTTAAAGTACCTTTTATCAGGAACTTACCTTTCTTTAATATGGCTGAATCTAAGTTACTTTCAGTTTCTGAATCATGCAAATAAATCTTGGTTCCGTCAGGGTAGCCTTTTATTTCACCTATAATCTGGAAACCTTTTTTATAAGATAGTGGTTCTTTGTTCTGAATAGTTTTATAAACGAAAGCAGTTGATAGTAGGCTTATAGTAGCTGTTGCAAATAACCATTTCGGTTTCATAGCATTTGTGGTTTAGGATGAATACTTTAAATATACTAATTTGTAACTACTTCACAATAACATCCCATAAAACGTAAAAAGCCCTGCTTACTTATTGTAAGCAGGGCTTTTTAAATAAAGTTTTACTTATGCGCCTTGAATAGAATCATTCACTTCGCTTGCAGTACCTTTTACTTTTGATTTTGCAGCGCCGTAAACATCAGAAGCTGCATCTTCAGCATCTTCTTTGTACTCGTTTGCGCTACTTACTACACCATTTAATTTAGTTTTAGCTTTATCAACCAATGATGTGCTGTATTCTTTCAGATCATCAGCAGTAATCTGCGCTTTATCTTTGGTTTTTTCAATTAAGTCATTCACGTAATCAGCAATGTCTTCACGTAGTTCTGAGCCACTTTCTGGTGCTAATAATAAACCAATTGCAGCACCTGCTGCAGCGCCTACTAATAATGCTGCGATAACTTTAGTTTGATCTTTCATGTTCAATTCTTTTAAGTAGATGATTTCTTTTATAACAACATTTAAAACTTATGGTTTAATTAATTTTTACAAAAACGTAAATAAACCTATTAGAAAGTAGTTTTTATTATACCTATGGTGTTATTAATGGAATAGAAAAGTAGAAAACAGACCCTTTTCCTTTTTCACTTTCTACCCAAAATTTACCATTATGGCGCTTAATAATTTCAGCAGCTACATATAACCCGATACCAAAGCCTGAAAAGGTTTGTTCATTACGGCCTTCTACTCTATAAAAACGATTAAATATTTTATTCTGATCAATAGGATTGATGCCAATACCATAATCTTGCACAGCAACCAAAGCTTCATTATACTTTATAGATAATTTAACATCTACTCGATCATTTTCTGGAGAGTATTTAATGGCATTAGTCAGGAAATTGGTAATCACCTGTGCTATTCGGTCACGATCAGCCAACACGGTACAAACGCCTTCATGCTGGTAAACAATATCGTGGTGAGTAGCCGTATGCTGCACCTCTTCAACAGTTTCCTTCAGCAAATCATTTAACTTTACAGGTTCAGTATTCAAGCTTAACTGACCACTTTCCATTTTAGAAACATCCAATAAATCTGAAATTAAACGCGTAAGCTTGCTGATCTGCTTGTTAACTGTATTAAGCGATTTTTTCAAAAAATCATCATCATTGGCATCTTTATAAATATTAAGTAGCAATTGTACATAAGCTTTGATAGAAGTTATAGGAGTTTTAAGCTCATGGCTAGCCATGCCAATAAAATCATTTTTTATCTGCTCATGTTCTTTCATCTCGGTGATATCCATACCCGAGCCAATAAAACCAGCAAATGCTCCATCAGGCGAAATATGTGGTACCCCTTTCATCCCAATCCACCTGTAGGCGCCACTGTTGCTTTTCATGCGGTATTCAATATAGAATTCTTCACGGGTATCAAAAGCCTTATTGTAGCGTTCAGCTACCCCATTCACATCTTGCGGATGCAGTAAATCACTTTGTAAATAGCCGCTATCAAAAGGTAAATGATGAGTGTCTGTAAATTGTAGCCAGCTTTTGTTCAGAAAAGTAGTTTCTTTTTCAGTATCCGTCATCCAGATAAGTACCGGAGCAGAATCGGCAATATTTCGGAAACGTTCCTCACTATCCTTTATTAACTGCTCTGCATTCTTGCGCTCTGTAATATCCATACACGATCCTACATAGCCTGCAAAATTGCCGTTTGCTAAATACCGGGGTTTACCGCTGGCTGCTACCCATTGGGTTTTACCATCATTACGAAGTACTCTGAAATCAATCTCAAATTTTTTTTTCGAGTTACCATCACGTATATAACGCATGATTACATGCTCACGATCTTCCGGCATCACAAATTCAACCCAACCACGGCCAAAATGAGCTTCTTTAGGTTGCCCTGTCCAATCAACCCAAGTCTGGTTTACAAATGTAATATTACCTTTAGCATCTACCATCCATAAGGCCGCATCTGCCGCATCAGTCATATCGGTAAGTAACTGTTGATGATCAACAAGCTGTTTACGAGAGGCAACTTTAGTTGTAACATCCAATCCGGTAATTACCACGCCATCAATATGCCCCTGTTGGTTGTAATATGGTGAATATACAAAGTCAAAAAACGTTTCTTTAATCAAGCCATTATGCCAGTTAGACAGTACGGCAAAATCATGCATATAAGCAGTTTCGCCAGTATCATAAACATGCTCTACAGTTTCAAACCAGCCTCTCCCATCCAATTCCGGCCATATCTCACGCATAGGTTTATTTAGCAGATCCCGACCTGACCAAAGCTTGTGGAACACGGGATTAAAAAGCTCGCAAACACCTTCGCGCCATCGTAAAAGAACAACGGGCCCCGGCATTTGCATAAACAAATGTTTCAACTGATTATCAGTCTGATAAAAACTACCGGTTGATGAACCAGCATTATCTGTTTCTGGCAGCATATAATAGATGTTAAAACTAAAGTCACTATTTAATTACACAATATCAACTATAATCTCCAATTCACTAGAATATTGTGTGTTACATTTATTTGGTATCAGCGAAACAGCCTATGTATACCTTTTTTTAATAAAAATAACGCTAAGCTGCTTACCAATAATTTGCAACAATTCAATTAAATGAAGTAAATTTCGCAGCCTTTTGTCTGACCCGTAATCCGATACTCTAATAACACATACTGATGACAGATTTTAAAGTTGATCTTACTAATTGTGACCGTGAACCTATACATATTCCAGGTAGAATACAGGCGCACGGCTTTTTAGTAGCTGTAAACAGTGCTGGTACAATTTGCTACATTAGTGAAAATGTTGCTTACTTTTTATCTGTTGATGCCCGTCAGTTGCTTAACAAAGATTTGCCCTATTTAGAATCTGTGCTTTTGCATGATGAGGTGCCCGGCTTTTTAAACCAAATATTAAACCTGGGGCGCCATGCTAAAAGCTTTGACAACTTAAATCCTTATTTGATTAATACTGATAATGGGCAATATAATTTAATCCTATCTAAATCGGGTGAGTATTACTTGCTGGAGTTTGAACCTGCTACAGGTGCTGCTGAACTGGACATTCAAAAAATTATAGGCAAATCGGTTACAGAAATGCTGGCAGGCAAACAACTCAAATATTTACTGGATAACGCCGCCCTACAGATCAAAAACCTGATTGGTTATGATCGTATCATGATTTA
This region includes:
- a CDS encoding NADH:flavin oxidoreductase, whose translation is MNTNSLFSPFQLKSLNIKNRLVMAPMTRSFSPDGVPTPEVAAYYRKRAEGEVGLILSEGTVIDRPSSSNDKDVPHFYGNQALAGWQNVINNVHSAGGAMGPQIWHMGIMDNHASGWTPAEPFEGPSGTNRPDNNNGKTMTESDIADTIAAFGRAAADAKRLGFDCVEIHGAHGYLIDQFFWEGTNERTDIYGGKNLPERSRFALEVIKEVRKQVGDDFAVIIRLSQFKPSAYDTKIAHTPQELEAWINPMAEAGIDIFHCSQRRFWEPEFEGSDLNFAGWAKKVSGKATITVGSVGLSGDFFGAFAGESSQPSSLDELVRRMDRGDFDLVAVGRPLLSDPFWVQKIREQRTNELKGFSKEALAQLIID
- a CDS encoding ankyrin repeat domain-containing protein, yielding MSTQPTSPDIFELARSNKAEKLKEALTGADINATDSRGSTPLIVAAYYNNADAVKVILVSGADTDLQDGMGNTALMGVCFKGYTEVGQLLLEHGATVDLPNGNGATALTFAATFGHTPLIKLLLEHGANKNLRDRFGKSPIDYARIQENIEGLKLLAPELLEEE
- a CDS encoding RNA recognition motif domain-containing protein; the protein is MNIFVGSLPYRLEEADLKELFEAYGEVNSVKLIIDRETGRSKGFGFVEMPDSEAAQKAIAGLNGAEVSGRAIAVSQAEDRKPSGGGGSRGGFGGGNRGGGSYGGGNRGGGNGGYQKDNNRGGGRWS
- a CDS encoding TlpA disulfide reductase family protein, encoding MKPKWLFATATISLLSTAFVYKTIQNKEPLSYKKGFQIIGEIKGYPDGTKIYLHDSETESNLDSAILKKGKFLIKGTLKVKAKPFFLLLPNSQDYSYLWIENTVIHYSATKGKFKQAIVKGSFTQLTQNKLNKVIMPVRAKQFSLKQLIGKDTSSTYTQHLRRQLNASIDQEMLIEQQFIRDNGNSLVSGNDLNIYKEEWGKQKVKQLYSYLSPAIKQSDYGKSIKNYINYNRDIKIGDKYVDFKLNTLQGKATSLSSLNNKVIYLEFWASNCGPCRMANPQLIKVYQQYQSKGFEILGVSLDANYSNWKQAVNDDKLPWTNVVDLKAFNSKVASIYGIYAIPNSFLIDKTGTIIEHNLEPAALRKKLDELL
- a CDS encoding YtxH domain-containing protein — translated: MKDQTKVIAALLVGAAAGAAIGLLLAPESGSELREDIADYVNDLIEKTKDKAQITADDLKEYSTSLVDKAKTKLNGVVSSANEYKEDAEDAASDVYGAAKSKVKGTASEVNDSIQGA
- a CDS encoding PAS domain-containing sensor histidine kinase translates to MLPETDNAGSSTGSFYQTDNQLKHLFMQMPGPVVLLRWREGVCELFNPVFHKLWSGRDLLNKPMREIWPELDGRGWFETVEHVYDTGETAYMHDFAVLSNWHNGLIKETFFDFVYSPYYNQQGHIDGVVITGLDVTTKVASRKQLVDHQQLLTDMTDAADAALWMVDAKGNITFVNQTWVDWTGQPKEAHFGRGWVEFVMPEDREHVIMRYIRDGNSKKKFEIDFRVLRNDGKTQWVAASGKPRYLANGNFAGYVGSCMDITERKNAEQLIKDSEERFRNIADSAPVLIWMTDTEKETTFLNKSWLQFTDTHHLPFDSGYLQSDLLHPQDVNGVAERYNKAFDTREEFYIEYRMKSNSGAYRWIGMKGVPHISPDGAFAGFIGSGMDITEMKEHEQIKNDFIGMASHELKTPITSIKAYVQLLLNIYKDANDDDFLKKSLNTVNKQISKLTRLISDLLDVSKMESGQLSLNTEPVKLNDLLKETVEEVQHTATHHDIVYQHEGVCTVLADRDRIAQVITNFLTNAIKYSPENDRVDVKLSIKYNEALVAVQDYGIGINPIDQNKIFNRFYRVEGRNEQTFSGFGIGLYVAAEIIKRHNGKFWVESEKGKGSVFYFSIPLITP